A DNA window from Xanthomonas campestris pv. campestris str. ATCC 33913 contains the following coding sequences:
- the fabZ gene encoding 3-hydroxyacyl-ACP dehydratase FabZ, with amino-acid sequence MSHPIYELPIDVNQIQTLIPHRYPFLLIDRVIELDLEAKRIVGQKNVTINEPFFQGHFPTRPVMPGVLIIEALAQAGGVMTQLGLGRDALSKLFYMVKVDNARFNKQVVPGDVLILEVQMKRLIRNMGCYYGEAKVNGEIVASAEVMCAGARE; translated from the coding sequence ATGAGTCACCCCATTTACGAGCTGCCGATCGACGTCAATCAGATCCAGACGCTGATCCCGCACCGCTACCCGTTCCTGCTGATCGACCGCGTCATCGAGCTGGACCTGGAAGCCAAGCGCATCGTCGGGCAGAAGAACGTCACCATCAACGAGCCGTTCTTTCAGGGGCACTTCCCGACCCGTCCGGTGATGCCGGGTGTGCTGATCATCGAAGCGCTGGCGCAGGCCGGCGGCGTGATGACCCAGCTCGGCCTGGGCCGCGATGCGCTGTCCAAGCTGTTCTACATGGTCAAGGTCGACAACGCCCGCTTCAACAAGCAGGTGGTGCCGGGGGATGTGCTGATCCTGGAGGTGCAGATGAAGCGCCTGATCCGCAACATGGGATGCTATTACGGCGAAGCCAAGGTCAACGGCGAAATCGTGGCCAGTGCCGAAGTCATGTGCGCCGGCGCCAGGGAATAA
- the lpxD gene encoding UDP-3-O-(3-hydroxymyristoyl)glucosamine N-acyltransferase: MRLTASEIAAQFGLTVVGDGATEVSGVATLAHAGTGQLSFLANPRYRPQLAETQASVVILRADDAESAQGTALVAKDPYTAFAKIAALFDVAPVRAPGIHASAVIDPTATVSPTAHVGPFVSIGAGSRVGDGCVIGAGSIIGEDCVVDDGCELIARVTLVTRVRLGKRVRVHPGAVLGADGFGLAMDAGHWIKVPQLGGVVIGDDCEIGANTCIDRGALEDTVLEEDVRVDNLVQIAHNCRIGAHSAIAGCTGIAGSAKIGRYCLLGGHVGVVGHLEICDKVVITGKSVVRNSIHEPGEYSSGTPLTDNRTWRKNAARFKQLDALARRILAVGKENQ, translated from the coding sequence ATGCGTTTGACCGCCAGTGAGATTGCCGCGCAATTTGGTCTGACCGTTGTCGGCGATGGCGCCACCGAAGTCAGCGGTGTCGCCACCCTGGCGCACGCGGGAACAGGGCAGCTGAGCTTCCTGGCCAATCCGCGCTATCGCCCGCAGTTAGCCGAAACGCAGGCGTCAGTGGTGATCCTGCGCGCTGACGATGCCGAGTCTGCGCAGGGCACAGCCCTGGTTGCCAAGGACCCGTACACCGCATTCGCCAAGATCGCCGCGCTATTCGATGTCGCGCCGGTGCGTGCGCCCGGCATCCATGCCTCCGCGGTGATCGACCCGACCGCCACCGTGTCGCCAACTGCGCATGTCGGCCCGTTTGTGAGCATTGGCGCGGGCAGCCGCGTGGGCGATGGTTGCGTGATCGGCGCCGGCAGCATCATCGGCGAAGACTGCGTGGTCGATGACGGATGCGAACTGATTGCCCGCGTTACCCTGGTGACCCGTGTTCGCCTGGGCAAGCGCGTGCGCGTGCATCCCGGCGCGGTGCTCGGCGCCGACGGCTTTGGCCTGGCGATGGACGCTGGCCACTGGATCAAGGTGCCGCAGCTGGGCGGCGTGGTGATCGGCGACGATTGCGAAATTGGCGCCAACACCTGCATCGACCGCGGCGCGCTGGAAGACACCGTGCTGGAAGAAGACGTGCGCGTGGACAACCTGGTGCAGATTGCGCACAACTGCCGCATCGGCGCGCACAGTGCGATCGCCGGCTGCACCGGTATCGCCGGCAGCGCAAAGATCGGCCGCTATTGCCTGCTGGGCGGCCACGTTGGCGTGGTTGGCCATCTGGAGATCTGCGACAAGGTGGTCATCACCGGCAAGTCGGTGGTGCGCAATTCCATCCATGAGCCCGGCGAGTACTCGTCCGGCACCCCTCTCACCGACAATCGCACGTGGCGCAAGAATGCCGCGCGCTTCAAACAACTCGATGCGCTGGCAAGGCGCATTCTGGCTGTGGGCAAGGAGAACCAATGA